One window of the Candidatus Zixiibacteriota bacterium genome contains the following:
- a CDS encoding membrane hypothetical protein (Evidence 5 : Unknown function) translates to MYENTLIKIQKTFTDLRRRIDQRFSYLIQIIHSYISLVLAIISGLVGVVTTFIISILQLAGEFLILATCFGIPIIITFFFGLQLGGIWGTLLVIVSIGMAAALVFVAFYGIAGKPDTNDCNYEERPWRVRVILTGMICTSLLIMFHVLYFMHHDPPFNKVVNIIYIVYEQLAPRAENKDNIGEIDVSPLAAAAIPTNPRNKTVPVLYRTNCAIPAVSEVDGKSFFRLLIDSVEIYGKCINCYVSWAQPSGAQTASCNSETYIVDDVGVVYHLKYSSQIDLGSYDNPIGITIPQNQSINATLIFESEIDRSSKEGIRNLNIYFMDVYRKGRIWVARVKLK, encoded by the coding sequence ATGTACGAAAATACACTAATTAAAATACAAAAAACCTTTACAGATTTAAGAAGACGGATTGACCAAAGATTTTCATACCTAATTCAGATCATTCATAGTTATATTAGTCTAGTGTTGGCCATCATATCTGGGCTTGTAGGCGTCGTTACTACTTTTATAATATCAATATTGCAACTGGCTGGCGAATTTCTAATTCTGGCAACTTGTTTCGGAATTCCAATAATTATTACTTTCTTTTTTGGACTTCAATTGGGGGGTATTTGGGGAACGCTTCTGGTTATAGTTAGTATTGGCATGGCCGCCGCTTTGGTATTTGTAGCGTTTTATGGAATTGCTGGTAAACCGGATACTAACGATTGCAACTACGAAGAGCGGCCATGGCGCGTTCGAGTAATATTGACTGGTATGATTTGCACCTCGCTTCTAATAATGTTTCACGTATTGTATTTTATGCACCACGATCCACCTTTTAATAAAGTAGTTAACATAATTTATATTGTATATGAGCAATTGGCTCCCAGAGCCGAGAATAAGGATAATATAGGGGAAATTGACGTTAGTCCTCTTGCGGCTGCAGCAATACCTACTAATCCAAGAAACAAGACTGTACCGGTATTGTACCGCACTAATTGCGCAATTCCAGCTGTTTCCGAGGTTGATGGTAAATCATTCTTTCGTCTCTTAATTGATTCTGTTGAAATTTATGGGAAATGTATAAATTGCTACGTGAGTTGGGCGCAGCCGAGCGGGGCACAGACGGCATCATGTAATAGCGAGACATATATTGTGGATGATGTCGGAGTTGTTTATCATTTAAAGTATAGCAGTCAGATCGACTTGGGATCATATGATAATCCAATTGGAATAACAATACCGCAGAATCAATCCATAAATGCGACGTTGATATTTGAGAGCGAAATTGATAGAAGTAGTAAAGAAGGCATTAGGAACCTCAATATTTATTTCATGGACGTCTATCGGAAAGGAAGAATTTGGGTGGCAAGGGTTAAGCTTAAGTAA
- a CDS encoding hypothetical protein (Evidence 5 : Unknown function), translating to MGMPIKGLWFNNKQLEHFAIASSHPNGTYGMRLGILGVLLELFITDTIFEVTRKYNAYTS from the coding sequence TTGGGCATGCCTATAAAAGGCCTTTGGTTCAATAATAAACAGCTTGAACACTTTGCAATTGCTTCTAGTCATCCAAATGGTACATACGGCATGCGACTTGGTATTTTAGGAGTATTATTGGAATTATTTATTACAGATACCATATTCGAGGTGACTAGAAAATACAACGCCTACACAAGTTGA
- a CDS encoding hypothetical protein (Evidence 5 : Unknown function) gives MIEVFNLQNVICGLHEITMANRNIPAYTSDESRDKYIRSVIDHTKKVFSQFGFNIESNLMLIDNMSKTRQSGEQIAKEFERLFWQIEHELKSLQCYFVDRFAVATYNGLSLSDTVIDKFPTAYYHFIHSRKCYLLGEFAASMYHAMRADGEILPIVGKRLEIHGITTNINLRGNWGNVISQLKEKIASLSKSASRDSKLKKEKDELSSVLEHMFTIKEAWRNHIMHDLNEVADADALKTINSTKIL, from the coding sequence ATGATTGAAGTTTTCAATCTCCAAAATGTAATATGTGGCCTTCACGAAATAACAATGGCCAATAGAAATATCCCTGCTTACACTTCCGATGAGAGTAGGGATAAATATATAAGATCAGTAATCGACCACACAAAGAAGGTCTTTTCTCAATTTGGGTTCAATATCGAATCAAATCTAATGCTTATTGATAACATGAGCAAAACCAGACAATCTGGCGAACAGATTGCCAAAGAATTCGAAAGACTATTTTGGCAAATAGAACATGAGCTTAAGTCACTCCAGTGCTATTTCGTTGACCGTTTCGCCGTCGCTACATATAACGGTTTGAGCCTTTCGGATACTGTAATAGATAAATTTCCGACGGCATATTATCACTTCATTCATTCTCGGAAATGCTATTTATTAGGTGAATTTGCTGCGTCCATGTATCATGCCATGAGGGCAGACGGTGAAATTCTACCTATTGTTGGGAAAAGGCTAGAAATCCATGGAATTACTACAAACATAAATTTGCGGGGTAATTGGGGCAATGTCATTAGTCAATTGAAAGAGAAAATAGCTTCGCTTTCAAAATCGGCTAGTAGGGATTCTAAATTGAAGAAAGAAAAAGATGAACTATCATCAGTGCTCGAACATATGTTTACTATTAAAGAGGCCTGGCGCAATCACATCATGCATGATCTAAACGAAGTCGCGGATGCAGATGCGTTAAAAACAATAAATTCCACGAAAATATTATAG
- a CDS encoding hypothetical protein (Evidence 5 : Unknown function), whose translation MVSAKIISQIPFFYCGNYAVIRFVTITYRYYVIKFCICHCYE comes from the coding sequence TTGGTTAGTGCCAAGATAATTTCACAAATTCCGTTCTTCTATTGCGGCAATTATGCCGTAATCCGTTTCGTAACAATCACTTATCGCTACTATGTCATAAAATTTTGCATCTGCCATTGCTATGAATAA
- a CDS encoding hypothetical protein (Evidence 5 : Unknown function) produces MAHCIRSIMQQVLSRTKAEAGPRYLPGLKPHFPSLPIRPLIVATNGLALNEEFWDKLASFRGELAIIHEVNAFISNSNTLPSTLRKQRQQYWRIFKICLESIENSLQAKGSFSKLDFQKIPKLIAVLQATSNAVSNYVYKRQDDLGPRESLKTQDQVKESQFLENILRHNNDLYDTIHNLTEFAQSATVGLSNHPYALLIGPAGSGKTHFLCDLAEHRLSSNKPTLVLLARDIQINNNDFWDSIARAIPGGYTKFQLKKMLCREARNSRERALIFIDAINEADRTVWKRLISVLLDDGQFNPEIGIVLSCRIPFQELMLPKKIQSKFIKLYHPGFGGIEFQAQKVIFEAYDLPLPEVPLLSDEFSNPLFLISFCETLNETSIKRRHRQIGEISSGQKGMTKILEDFLKRKQRHITKSIKSEIGKDVFLTPNWLWSSGRMKGLAKDVSSVMAKRYEKYALVNELEGIIRLYVIEKKYAKKVKTLLLAEGIFIETIVWDRNRPIEAVAFNYQKFSDHLIARYLLENVDRNDNASLLQLFKQCKNDSGLLEAIMIEIPQRFGKELLLMIPEGEVTISAMRAFIAGLYWRDSYCFNRQTNELVGWILSQPELNVEIHEALVSLATKINHPYNADCLHKYLIKYSLVDRDLKWTEFLRHCSPSSAPMKLVDWLLEFDLNKLPTDLAANYLNILAWILTTTRRGLRDRATKALVLLGTVFASQIGKLTIESLDLNDPYVSERMLAALYGVWMRRLPSIVLGYSDPEILCQTALNIYGEMFLPDSRYNTTHVLARDYARRVILCAIRVKPDLLTLEQLKRITPPFSYGGIRDWGVSRDKDEGKYRNGNGPMQMDFSNYTLGRLVQNRQNYDFNHEDYKKVKNNIFWRIYQLGYKLEHFGTIDSEIASMRYWPERHNAEIIERYGKKYCWIAYFELYGYLQDNKLLDELDMDDTSIRPSDCDIDPSFPKAPHNEPVYTKDHLGDRKISTSRWIINAKAPNLDRFMICEKIYGYAGPWVLLNGYIRQEDIATKRNLDIWVHTCCINQDELPILLNLPHYKEQSAREFASLEYSYYTFAGEIPWANTWPCAKYNTISFEGNYEKAEKSKKQFIMYKQGRRLSDEESESIFAELVQRFTEDSSFQEMAKYLKGEGLRIGVKHVAKIARQRRLIQIRAVFPIYNYLWESYHSDINESINLVLPSKIICEFLGLHMMIPSWDFNDPKGNKAVIVIKARGNFKAGHDATYIRKDLLERFLNIHNYHLIWSISGDRRPLYKDDEGRFREPSKRENVRSSFHRILIHSNGRCKIL; encoded by the coding sequence ATGGCACACTGCATTCGGTCAATAATGCAGCAGGTATTAAGCAGAACCAAGGCAGAAGCCGGTCCTAGATATTTGCCTGGGTTGAAACCTCATTTTCCCTCTTTACCAATTAGGCCCTTAATAGTCGCAACAAATGGGCTTGCTCTCAATGAAGAGTTTTGGGATAAATTGGCATCGTTCCGCGGTGAATTGGCCATTATACATGAGGTAAATGCATTTATCTCCAATAGCAATACTTTGCCTAGCACACTAAGGAAGCAGAGACAGCAATATTGGCGGATATTTAAGATCTGTCTCGAATCAATTGAAAACAGCCTTCAAGCCAAAGGATCATTTTCAAAGTTGGATTTTCAAAAAATTCCCAAGCTCATTGCCGTGCTTCAAGCGACATCAAATGCGGTTTCTAATTACGTATATAAGCGACAAGATGATCTGGGACCTCGAGAATCCCTAAAGACTCAAGATCAAGTTAAAGAATCACAATTCCTTGAAAATATTTTGCGTCACAACAATGACCTTTATGATACCATTCACAACCTTACTGAATTTGCTCAAAGCGCCACTGTCGGATTAAGCAATCATCCTTATGCGTTACTAATTGGACCTGCTGGCTCAGGCAAGACGCATTTTTTATGTGACCTTGCTGAGCATAGATTATCAAGTAATAAGCCGACGTTAGTCCTTTTGGCCAGAGATATTCAAATAAATAATAATGATTTTTGGGATTCAATTGCGAGAGCAATACCTGGTGGATATACAAAATTCCAGTTGAAAAAAATGCTTTGTAGGGAAGCAAGAAATAGTAGGGAACGAGCCTTAATTTTTATTGACGCTATAAATGAAGCTGACAGGACAGTTTGGAAAAGACTTATTTCAGTTCTTTTAGATGATGGGCAATTTAATCCAGAAATTGGCATCGTATTAAGTTGTCGGATACCATTCCAGGAACTCATGTTGCCTAAGAAAATACAATCCAAATTCATCAAGTTGTACCATCCAGGATTTGGTGGAATTGAGTTTCAGGCCCAAAAGGTTATTTTTGAGGCCTATGACCTTCCATTGCCCGAAGTCCCGTTGCTTTCTGATGAATTTTCAAATCCTTTGTTTCTAATTTCATTTTGTGAGACTCTGAATGAGACTTCTATTAAAAGACGGCACCGGCAAATAGGTGAAATATCTTCGGGTCAAAAAGGGATGACAAAAATCCTTGAGGATTTTTTAAAAAGGAAACAAAGACATATAACTAAGTCTATTAAGTCTGAGATTGGAAAGGACGTCTTTCTGACTCCCAATTGGCTCTGGAGTTCCGGAAGAATGAAGGGCCTTGCAAAAGACGTTTCAAGCGTTATGGCGAAAAGATACGAGAAATATGCTCTCGTTAATGAACTTGAAGGAATTATTCGGCTATACGTCATTGAAAAGAAATACGCTAAGAAAGTGAAAACTCTTCTACTTGCAGAAGGCATTTTTATAGAGACAATTGTCTGGGATCGCAATCGTCCGATTGAAGCTGTGGCATTCAATTATCAAAAATTCAGTGATCATCTGATTGCAAGATATTTACTGGAAAATGTCGACCGCAATGATAATGCTTCTCTATTGCAGCTTTTCAAGCAGTGCAAGAATGATTCGGGATTGCTAGAAGCCATTATGATTGAAATCCCCCAGCGATTTGGCAAAGAGTTGCTTCTAATGATACCGGAGGGCGAAGTCACCATTTCAGCGATGAGAGCGTTTATAGCAGGTTTATATTGGCGAGACAGTTATTGTTTTAACCGCCAGACCAATGAATTGGTGGGTTGGATTCTGTCCCAGCCCGAACTAAATGTTGAAATTCATGAAGCATTGGTATCATTGGCCACTAAAATAAATCATCCATATAATGCCGATTGTCTGCATAAATATTTGATAAAATATTCTTTGGTTGATCGCGACCTAAAGTGGACTGAGTTCTTGCGCCACTGCTCTCCAAGTTCCGCTCCTATGAAATTAGTCGACTGGTTGCTCGAGTTTGATTTAAATAAACTTCCGACAGATCTCGCAGCTAATTATTTGAATATATTGGCTTGGATCCTGACCACAACTCGTCGGGGTCTGCGCGATAGGGCCACTAAAGCTTTGGTTCTCTTGGGTACCGTCTTTGCGTCTCAAATTGGGAAACTGACTATTGAAAGTCTGGACCTTAATGATCCATATGTGTCGGAAAGGATGTTGGCCGCTCTTTATGGTGTTTGGATGCGTAGGCTGCCGTCCATAGTTTTGGGATATTCTGATCCGGAAATACTCTGCCAAACAGCACTTAATATATATGGGGAGATGTTCTTGCCGGATAGTCGCTACAACACGACTCACGTTCTGGCTAGGGATTATGCCAGGCGCGTGATTCTCTGTGCTATTCGCGTGAAGCCTGATTTACTCACTCTAGAACAATTGAAGCGAATTACACCACCCTTTTCCTATGGGGGTATTAGAGATTGGGGGGTATCTAGAGATAAGGATGAAGGGAAATATCGCAATGGAAATGGGCCAATGCAAATGGATTTTAGCAATTATACTCTGGGACGCCTTGTCCAGAACCGCCAGAATTATGATTTCAATCATGAGGATTACAAAAAAGTAAAAAATAATATATTCTGGCGTATATACCAGCTTGGTTATAAACTTGAGCACTTTGGAACAATCGATTCTGAAATTGCATCAATGAGATATTGGCCTGAGCGGCATAATGCAGAAATAATTGAAAGATATGGAAAGAAATATTGCTGGATTGCTTATTTTGAGCTTTACGGTTATCTCCAAGATAATAAACTGCTGGATGAGCTGGATATGGATGACACCTCAATAAGGCCGAGCGATTGCGACATCGATCCTAGCTTCCCTAAGGCACCCCACAATGAACCAGTATATACAAAAGATCACCTGGGAGATAGAAAAATTAGCACATCGCGCTGGATAATAAACGCAAAGGCCCCGAATCTAGATAGGTTTATGATTTGTGAGAAAATCTATGGCTATGCTGGACCATGGGTTTTATTAAATGGATATATAAGGCAGGAGGATATTGCGACAAAAAGAAATTTGGATATCTGGGTGCATACATGCTGCATTAACCAGGATGAATTGCCTATTTTGTTAAATTTGCCGCACTACAAAGAACAGAGCGCAAGAGAATTCGCCTCACTAGAATATTCTTATTATACCTTTGCCGGAGAGATACCTTGGGCAAACACATGGCCTTGTGCAAAATACAATACAATTAGCTTTGAAGGCAATTATGAAAAAGCTGAGAAATCAAAAAAACAATTTATTATGTACAAACAGGGGAGAAGACTGTCTGATGAAGAGTCAGAAAGCATATTTGCGGAGCTAGTACAGAGATTTACTGAAGATTCCTCTTTTCAAGAAATGGCCAAATACCTCAAGGGAGAAGGATTAAGAATTGGCGTTAAGCACGTGGCAAAAATTGCGCGGCAGCGCCGACTGATTCAAATTCGAGCAGTCTTCCCCATATATAATTACCTTTGGGAGTCATACCATAGTGATATTAATGAATCAATAAATTTGGTGCTTCCCAGCAAGATAATATGTGAATTTCTGGGGTTACATATGATGATCCCATCTTGGGATTTTAATGATCCGAAGGGCAATAAGGCGGTCATAGTTATTAAAGCCCGTGGGAACTTTAAGGCAGGTCATGATGCCACGTACATACGAAAGGATTTATTGGAACGATTCTTGAATATTCACAATTATCATTTGATCTGGTCAATATCAGGTGATCGCCGCCCTCTATATAAAGATGACGAAGGACGATTTCGAGAGCCCAGTAAAAGGGAAAATGTAAGGAGCAGCTTTCATCGAATACTTATTCATAGCAATGGCAGATGCAAAATTTTATGA
- a CDS encoding conserved hypothetical protein (Evidence 4 : Unknown function but conserved in other organisms): protein MPTDLYEAHLQWAKRPPDERFPDMEAILEFTGKRKHNASEEVRPLKGTRLYASRGGALNLNGRSPQALLTNWSFSQLCQRVGAPAGYLRTLPAEMTAQCLEHGLIMATGECKVLMRNSDQPGKEDPINLASAFTSPTYGRIWDYDVLTELIEAISNSGWHTPPYAYDEYSGLYASDRDMFIFLINDEEPIEVEESRLSKGFFCWNSETGAATFGLTTFLYNHICGNHIVWGAEQIEELRIIHRNRALDRFYKEAVPALNHFVENRLLTDRIKDSLARAHKQIIGQSLDDILKWSGSQPLTRSEVAKAWQQSNVDGGNGMSMWSMVQGLTAIARNYLHADKRVDLEKRAGALLH from the coding sequence ATGCCGACCGACCTTTATGAAGCCCACCTGCAATGGGCCAAGAGACCGCCGGATGAAAGGTTCCCAGATATGGAAGCCATTCTGGAATTCACCGGAAAACGCAAGCACAACGCCTCAGAAGAGGTCAGGCCACTCAAAGGTACAAGGCTCTATGCTTCGCGAGGAGGAGCCTTGAATCTTAATGGCCGTTCTCCCCAGGCTTTATTGACCAATTGGTCTTTTTCCCAGTTATGTCAAAGAGTCGGAGCTCCGGCCGGGTATTTGCGAACCCTTCCGGCCGAAATGACTGCCCAGTGCCTGGAACACGGTCTGATAATGGCAACCGGGGAATGCAAGGTTCTCATGCGCAATAGTGATCAGCCGGGAAAAGAAGATCCCATAAATCTCGCTTCGGCCTTTACCAGCCCTACTTACGGCCGAATCTGGGATTATGATGTGTTAACCGAATTGATTGAAGCCATAAGCAACAGCGGCTGGCATACTCCGCCTTACGCCTATGATGAATACAGCGGACTGTATGCCTCTGACCGGGACATGTTCATATTCCTCATTAATGATGAAGAACCGATAGAGGTTGAAGAGAGCCGGTTAAGCAAGGGATTCTTCTGCTGGAATTCTGAGACCGGCGCTGCCACATTCGGTCTGACCACCTTTCTCTATAACCATATCTGCGGGAACCATATCGTATGGGGCGCGGAGCAGATTGAGGAACTGCGGATTATCCATAGAAATCGCGCCTTGGACCGGTTTTACAAAGAGGCTGTGCCGGCACTGAACCACTTTGTGGAAAATCGATTGCTCACTGATAGGATCAAGGATTCGCTAGCCCGAGCTCATAAGCAGATTATTGGGCAATCCCTGGACGATATTCTCAAATGGTCCGGGTCCCAGCCGCTAACTCGATCTGAAGTCGCCAAGGCGTGGCAACAGAGCAATGTAGATGGAGGTAATGGCATGTCAATGTGGAGTATGGTACAGGGGTTAACTGCTATTGCCAGAAATTATTTGCACGCCGACAAAAGAGTTGATCTAGAAAAGCGGGCGGGGGCACTCCTTCATTAA
- a CDS encoding conserved hypothetical protein (Evidence 4 : Unknown function but conserved in other organisms) — protein MDNISVSQINLYLMCPLKYRYQYVDRLPKPFKPAELALGSGIHAAVEWWHKSRKNGRFPSWEEVVRIFEADIQAQAIDEIRFKNGDSPEVLLAKGKELLAVYLKEYAGGLPEAMELPFRVPLTDLETGETLDMPLDGYFDLIESGETVVELKTAARNYDQTAILQHLQLTGYAYAFLILYKRRANLRLDVLIKSKNVKMQSFEVIREKRDLVRFFHIAKGVIRSIQSGNFYPNMGWQCPTCEYFETCQKWRN, from the coding sequence ATGGACAATATCTCTGTTTCTCAGATAAACCTCTACCTCATGTGTCCTTTGAAATACCGATATCAGTATGTCGACCGTCTGCCCAAGCCTTTTAAGCCGGCCGAACTGGCCTTGGGCTCAGGGATTCATGCGGCCGTTGAATGGTGGCATAAAAGCCGCAAGAACGGCAGGTTCCCATCTTGGGAAGAGGTGGTCAGGATATTCGAAGCTGACATCCAAGCACAGGCCATTGATGAAATCCGCTTCAAAAATGGGGATAGTCCTGAGGTCCTGTTGGCCAAAGGCAAAGAGCTACTAGCTGTCTATCTCAAGGAATATGCCGGAGGATTGCCTGAGGCCATGGAATTACCTTTCCGAGTGCCTCTGACAGATCTGGAAACCGGTGAAACTCTGGATATGCCTTTAGATGGCTATTTTGACCTTATCGAATCCGGAGAAACAGTGGTGGAACTCAAAACCGCGGCCAGGAATTATGACCAGACCGCCATACTGCAGCATCTGCAGCTGACCGGCTACGCCTACGCTTTCCTGATACTTTATAAACGGAGGGCAAATTTGAGGCTGGATGTCCTGATCAAATCCAAGAATGTCAAAATGCAGTCTTTTGAGGTAATCCGGGAAAAACGGGATTTGGTCAGGTTCTTTCATATTGCCAAGGGAGTGATCAGGTCAATTCAAAGCGGTAATTTCTACCCCAATATGGGGTGGCAATGCCCCACCTGCGAGTATTTCGAAACCTGTCAGAAATGGAGAAACTAA
- a CDS encoding hypothetical protein (Evidence 5 : Unknown function), whose protein sequence is MSNGNLVTTIEIKDSKGRVIDTKEVVTYAGLLNRAHQEGLKKVSTELIQAPSKANEMTAISMAEVETEKGVFRDYGDASPENVDSRIIPHIIRMSVTRAKARALRDAVNIGIVALEELGNEYQNAVEKKTSIPAHIDAQTKPQSVNTPKSVNKAAQSASKKPDSSKPGESRRESEGMMSEAQRRYLFRILAENGVNADAGQEYLKQTFGVNSLKEVTKAEASEMINLLLNDATNMLAGVAA, encoded by the coding sequence ATGTCCAACGGAAATCTGGTTACGACTATCGAGATCAAAGACTCAAAGGGGCGGGTCATTGATACCAAAGAGGTTGTCACTTACGCTGGCCTGCTTAATCGGGCGCATCAGGAAGGCCTGAAAAAAGTGTCAACAGAGCTGATTCAGGCCCCTTCCAAGGCCAATGAAATGACCGCGATTTCCATGGCGGAAGTGGAAACGGAAAAAGGGGTCTTCAGAGACTACGGGGACGCTAGTCCGGAGAATGTCGATTCCCGGATCATTCCCCATATCATCCGCATGTCAGTCACCCGGGCCAAAGCCAGGGCTTTAAGGGATGCGGTCAATATCGGCATTGTGGCCCTTGAGGAACTCGGTAATGAGTATCAGAATGCTGTGGAAAAGAAAACCTCTATCCCGGCTCATATTGACGCTCAGACCAAACCTCAGAGCGTGAATACCCCTAAGAGCGTCAATAAGGCCGCACAGTCTGCTTCAAAGAAGCCTGATAGCTCAAAACCCGGTGAATCACGGCGCGAATCCGAGGGAATGATGTCCGAGGCCCAGAGAAGGTATTTGTTCCGAATCCTGGCCGAAAACGGGGTCAATGCCGATGCCGGGCAGGAATATCTGAAGCAGACCTTTGGCGTAAACAGCCTGAAAGAGGTCACCAAAGCCGAGGCCAGCGAAATGATCAATCTGCTTTTAAATGATGCGACCAATATGCTGGCCGGAGTGGCCGCCTGA
- a CDS encoding hypothetical protein (Evidence 5 : Unknown function) produces the protein MSGRKSSRSRELITSETLLRYKLGWPIVTFALPMSLKNLIVNFNQKGE, from the coding sequence TTGTCAGGTCGGAAAAGTTCCCGATCTCGGGAATTGATTACTTCTGAGACTCTCCTACGATACAAGCTCGGGTGGCCAATCGTGACTTTTGCGCTGCCCATGTCCCTTAAAAATTTAATAGTCAATTTTAATCAGAAAGGAGAGTAA
- a CDS encoding conserved hypothetical protein (Evidence 4 : Unknown function but conserved in other organisms), with product MDNEKITILGQTNYRNIKRRFGIRPADRRRHTYIVGKTGMGKSTLLLNMIIQDIQNGNGLAVFDPHGDLIEKALDHIPPKRINETIYFNPADIDYPIAFNPLYHNDTSQRSLVASGIIQVFKKIWPESWGPRLEYVLRNALLALLENQGQTLLGVSRMLVDERFRGQIVRRIKDPILRNFWEIEFEAYPKVFRTETISPIQNKVGQFLSNPIIRNIVGQTKTKFDLLNVINSRKILLLNLSKGKIGEDSSSLLGSLMLTQIYLAALRQAKIPEPDRNEFLLVIDELQLFATDDFPSILSEARKYRLSIAGMANQFISQLPPGLISAILGNVGTLISFAAGSEDAEILAREFYPSFTASDIQNLPKHAIYLKLSIDGSTSRPFSAETLPQFPLTRRSARDKIVFQTQQRYTTPKEKVDANILKWHQLR from the coding sequence ATGGATAATGAAAAAATCACAATTCTGGGACAGACCAATTATCGCAACATTAAAAGACGCTTCGGGATTCGACCCGCAGACAGAAGGCGGCACACTTATATCGTCGGAAAAACCGGTATGGGCAAGTCCACCCTGCTTCTAAACATGATTATCCAGGATATTCAAAATGGCAATGGATTGGCCGTTTTTGACCCCCATGGGGATCTAATTGAAAAAGCGCTGGACCATATTCCCCCAAAAAGGATCAATGAAACCATTTACTTCAATCCAGCCGATATCGATTATCCCATAGCTTTCAATCCCCTCTATCACAATGACACTTCCCAAAGAAGCCTGGTGGCATCCGGGATCATTCAAGTTTTCAAAAAGATCTGGCCTGAATCCTGGGGCCCCAGATTAGAATACGTTTTGAGAAATGCTCTTCTGGCACTATTAGAAAATCAAGGTCAGACTCTCTTGGGGGTGAGCCGAATGCTTGTAGACGAGCGTTTTCGGGGACAGATTGTCAGAAGAATAAAAGATCCGATATTAAGGAATTTTTGGGAGATAGAATTTGAAGCCTATCCAAAGGTTTTCCGGACCGAGACCATATCTCCGATTCAAAACAAAGTTGGGCAATTTCTAAGTAACCCCATTATAAGAAATATTGTTGGGCAAACGAAAACCAAATTTGACCTTTTAAATGTCATAAATTCGAGAAAGATTCTATTATTAAATCTCTCCAAAGGAAAGATCGGGGAAGACAGTTCTTCCCTTCTGGGTTCGCTAATGCTTACTCAGATATACTTGGCTGCCTTAAGGCAAGCCAAAATCCCTGAACCTGATCGTAATGAATTCCTATTAGTAATTGATGAGTTGCAGCTCTTCGCCACTGACGACTTCCCTTCAATTCTATCGGAGGCGCGCAAATATCGATTAAGCATAGCGGGTATGGCAAATCAGTTTATTTCCCAATTGCCACCAGGCCTTATTTCTGCCATTCTTGGCAATGTCGGGACTCTAATCTCATTTGCGGCCGGCTCGGAAGATGCCGAAATATTAGCTCGTGAGTTTTATCCCTCTTTCACTGCCAGCGATATTCAGAATCTGCCAAAGCATGCAATTTACTTAAAATTATCAATAGATGGTTCAACTTCCCGGCCCTTCAGTGCCGAGACTCTTCCCCAGTTTCCTTTAACCAGAAGATCGGCGCGTGATAAAATTGTCTTTCAAACGCAACAAAGATACACCACCCCCAAGGAAAAGGTCGATGCAAATATTCTAAAATGGCATCAACTGAGATAA